One Scophthalmus maximus strain ysfricsl-2021 chromosome 7, ASM2237912v1, whole genome shotgun sequence genomic window, TGAACTGTTAAGTCATATAAATCCTGATGACAATTTGGAATTAAACCCTGCCAAGGATTAATGTATCAACCTTAAAAATGTATCAACCTTAAAAAGCAGTCTGAAAATAGGAACTGATATATGTTGTTTCCTTTTCCAGCTTTGGGTTAAATAGCAGACCCAGGAGGTCAGCATCATCCAAACCATCCAGCTGCGTCTTAGGCACATGTGTATACCATGACCTACTCCACATACTGCATAAGATTAACAATGACCAAAGAGAGCCCATTGCCCCAGAGAACAAGATTGGCTCGGAAGGCTATgggcggcgccgccgccgccgctcactCCTTGATGTCACTGAACTTGTCCTCCAGACAGTAAGACAAGGACGGGGCACTGAAGCTGGTCAGCGAGTCCACAGACACCAAAGAACATGCTCAATGGCCTAACAAATGCATAGAGGGCATAGGAGATtccctgttggtttttttttgctcacagcAGATGAAGATAAGTCCCCTCAGAGGTTTTATTCCAAAGATTTACAACTAGATGTGCAGAAAGAACGGCTGCTACGTCTGTACGGCCAATCAGAGAAAGCTTGGGATACTTAAAAGCTTGCATGTGCATACTTACCTGCAGCTTTCAGTGGGTCTGAACGAGTGGGTGATTTATGGATGATTTCAAGTCAGACCTTTGGGACTCAACAATAATGTATGTTTCTTCTTCAGCATCAAAAATGAGCTTGACAGCTGAGATAGAAGACAATTCTTTAAGATCTTCTCAGAAATACCCATGAAGAGATAAGGAGCCGAGGCCACAGCGGGGGAGGATTTCTTTCCTAAAGAAACTGCCATTACTGGACCCCAAACTGTCAAATTCAGATGCCCTCACAAGTGAACTGAATGTGGTGAAGTGCAATTTATACCATATGTACCAAGCCTATGCATAGTTAAAAATATGTCATTATCAGCTTGTATATTAGGATATATAAAGCTACCGTACATAtataatacaattatatttttatacagccaaaaaaatacatattatacttcttttttcaaacttcaGTGAAGTATCTGATGCATCTTAGCTGTGTATATAGTTATCTTGTCCTGTGTGTGATTTAAGTGTATTATCACTGAGTTAGGGGTGTACCACTTGTCTTTACATTTGTGTGATGATTACAATATGATGATTATCATTTACTGGATATCAATCATGTTAGAGATTTTGAATTGGATTTTTTTGAATGCTCAAAGTTACAAATGGCAACTCACAAGCAAAGGGGTCAGTTAGTTTTTGGCCAGACTTGAGAAGCCTTGGAAAATGATGGAGGCTTTTCCTGCTATGATGTAGAAGGACTGTTGAGCTAATGCTTAAGTGTTGTGCTGCCATCTAGCTTTACAGCAAGCTACATACTCTATTACTAATACTGGGCCAACTGTTTCAAAATCAGTGCTGCTCCAACAGAGCACTTACTGTGCTAATGTTTTCTTCAAAGCCTTTGATTTGATCCATCTGCTTATATGAATGTAATAaattaccacttgaaaaggtatAACATGATTTAAGTTATGGTTGTGGCAAACGTCAGGAATAGTAATCGTTTTCAGCTGGCTGCGATGTCCTTcgttttattaaataaatgtatgaatgcaACAATGAAAAGAATTTGAACTTGAACATATTTGGCCTAATATTAAAGAACTTGCTTGTGCATCCTTCTCCGAGTGTTGAGAGGCTCATAGGCAACATAATGTAtatgtcaaatgtaattttatgaTGGTAATGTGCAGTTGATGTTGTGGTTAAAACACAGTGGGCAGATCAAGGGCCTTGGAGTCATAGTTCATGTTCACGTTCAAAGTTTTTGCAAGTAACAGAGCAAGGCCGCTTTCTATCACTTAAACAATATATCCAAGATTTGAGGAGTCATATCTCAAGCAGCCTCCGGAAAAAATGCTCTATGCGTTCCTCTCCTGCAGACTGGAGGACTGTAAAACTCTTTTGGCTGGACTACCAACACAAGTTGagtcttcacacaaacacaaaaatacaaaccagTGTTTCTCCTACCACTGCCTTGAGGGGGCGCCCCCAAcccaaagaagaaaacaacaacaacatttgactgtgtttaactgtcatttgtgtttgtttctctctattCTGtttcaccctgtgtgtgttctccctctgtttacTCAGTCTTATGAGTGTGTGGCCGGGCTAGTGAATTATTCGTTGAGTTGAGTTGTATTGTCCAAGATATtctaaaaaggaaaacattttatcaTATGCAATGTGTTAAAGCAACACATTCTAAAATTAAATTTGTCTCCAACATGCTCCTAAAATTGTGTATTAATggcatttcaacaaaattaACTATGTTTTGGCAAAGATAATGTTTTGATGAATCGAGAGAAAAGACCGGTAGGCTTCACTTCAGCAACACTCAGATGAGGACTAGATAAAGATATCAACTATGGAATTTGACCTCCACTGATAGTATGCACACTGGTCACACTGCCCTGACATGTAAAATTTCACCATAAATCtgttaatttttctttaaaacgTCAAATCACCCCAATTAGAATTAGAAGTACATTATTATATAAACTAAtggtttaaaataattttgagAAAATTAAATCAAGACATTTTCCAATTCcgtcaaatgaaatatatttatttttattaattgtatCTTgaataaaatgctgttttacgctttttcattctctttccaTCTGTAAAATGCAACTTAGATGAAATataatggggtttttttcaacaacatCCAGCACAGTGCCTAAAACAACATGAAGGTAGCTCACTTCAACTATCTGGGTCAACTGATCAATTCATCATACGCATAAGGCCACAAGTCACCTTTTCATGTCATAAATTTTTATGCCAAATGGAAGATATTGGAACCCCTTACAAATTCCTGATGTCTCCTACTCAGTACAGGCCCGACATTGGCTTATATTTAGATATGCAGAGGCAAGAGGTAGTAAGTGAACCCTTGGAATGACATGCATTTATatatcaaactgtaaaatatgtaaacatgtaAAGTATGTTTAACAAGCTTTTATTCAATCAAATGACAGATAAAATGAGGTTGGAAAAGTAAACCCAGAGGCTGATGGCCTCAACAAAAGATAACTTTCTGGAAGTAGCAAATCTGCACTTTTAGTCAATGAAACAAGACTGGAGGTGTGTGAGAAAGCTACCTAAGCATCCGCTGATGTGACATTGCACGAATTTTTTTGATATTGATAAGTCCATAATTAGACAAACTGTCTATGAATGGAGATAATCACCCCTAGAAATGGGACacatgagcaaaaaaataaaacaaaaaaactcactgcATGCCTGGTGTTTTTCCAACGAGCACCACCACACTACTCGGAAAATGTTCAGTCAGAAAACATAGAGGATTTCTCCTGTATGTTGTACAGGTCTAATCTGCAGATGTTACATTGACCATGTCTCAGAGCATAATACAAATGTTATAATTTTGTGCCTTTACAGGAGGGAGGAAATATTGAAAACATTGTGGCAACATATTGAAATACAACAAGGCCACCAAACtctattttgaatttttcaattattgtaataattgtaattatatcaaataatatttcttttcaaGCAATATTGTAACTATAGAAAATTTAAAGAGCCGgtattgggggaaaaaatcctagCTCTCCAGGGGCAATGAGATTGCACTGCACCACATTCACTGTCCAGATGGTGGCGTTGTAAGCCTTATTCCACCTATCAAAAATCCCCTATGGCCTCAGCCTACACAGATGATCCTCATATAAATTTGATCAGCATTCACGGACAAAACGATTTCCAGAAAAGCAATTCTaagtatgtttttctttatgaataATGAACCCCAACCCCAcactctataaatgaaatgtattataattattattatttctctaCATGAAAAGAACTGCACAAGAATAGtaaattgaaattcaaaacaTAACTGAGACTGAGCTGGGATTTACCTTGTCAAAACAACTGCATAGTTTTGATCAGGTAGCACTACCTACCCTACACACCCTGTACAAAACTGCACCAGGGatgtagtttgtgttttgggTCTTTCAACGTCAGACTGCCTCAGGCCCCTGTGCCAAGACTACCCCGCCAAGGTGAAAGAACCTGTGTTACAGCAATGTAAATGTCAAGgcaaaaatgtatgaattaaacACTTGATTCTACAATTGTAGCCTTCACttttaacttgaaaaaaaattccatgtaaatgtaaatatcatcCAATACATTCTTTTGTGAAATCATATCCTCTAATAAGAAGTGAGATTAAGCATGGACAATGTACAGCAAGATATACAAAGAGAAGTCTGCATAAATTGTTCCCATGCTATTGAAAATGTGATATTGTTGTGAAGTTGTGGTACAAATACAAGCTTCCTCTTGCATTTCCTCTAGTGAACTGATGCAAATCACTTCCTGAAACTTATCTTTAGCCGAGTCACTGGTGCTCCCTCTACACAGTTTCACACTGGCAATGAAAGAATAAGCTGGCTTTGTGTCTGCACTCTTAAAAGTTTTTCTTGTAGAACTTTTCTTCTGTCCCGTGAAACCTGACAAGGGTTTCTACAGTACCAAGAGGAGTAAACATCGTGCACCACACAGTTAGTAAGTACACCACTGTCACAATtgtgctttgtgtctgttttaaacTCTCACCTTGTTATGCTGCTCTGTGTCAAGCCAAAGAGGAAGCCTACAGTAGTGGGGACTGGGACCTGTATAAGCAGGCCAGGAACAAGCTGACAAAGGAGATCAGGGTAGCCAAAAGAAGCTGTCGCCCTGACGTATGTGGTCATGAAATCCTTTGAAAGACTGGTGTTGAGCCACCTGAAGGACATAACAGGACCCCTGCTGGACTCCCTGCAGTTTGCCTACAGGGTAAACAGGTCGGCGGATGATGCTGTCAATATGGGACTGCAATACATCCTGCACAACCTTGACTCCCCAGGGACGTTATACTGTATACTTAACAGTAGTGTTAAGAGTGATTATACTTAATCACTGCTAATCCATTGCTTATTTTCTTGCACTTCCCCTGCTTTGTATGCTAGTGTCTGTTGACAAAAATATGTTCACAACAGTTAAGATACTTTACAGTAAAGATGCTAATTATTTCTGAAAAGTAGTAGATGTTTTCAGCGCTATATTATTAGTTTTCCAGAATTTCATGCATGTAGAGGTCTAATCTTAAAAGAATAATATTACTTCAAGTTGTAGTTGAGTGACAGTTAATTCTGTGGTTAACACTGCTAACTTACACCAAGAGGTTGCTGGGTGTTGTTGTACTCCTCTTAATCCGGGCATACACTGTACGATTTAAGGCCATTTTTGCCCCGATATCTGAGTCGTACGACTCTTTTTGGAGTCAGACGATTTTCAGCTTCGTCGTGCGTCGTTTGTCTTGCAGTGTACAGGGGGGAGCGAACGTTCCGATAAATATCTGACGTCAGAAATTTGGGTCGGCCGACTTCAGCTTCTCGCGCGGTTGAAGCAGAGCCACGAGTCGATTCCTCAAACTCCGTACCTTTTTCCTGACTGGACGAAGTGGCAAACAGTCAATTTGGCTTTgaggataagaaataaatagtatattaaatataataaaaagtcAATGTGTTGGAGCATATCACTAGTATGGAGGGTCCCTTCGCTGCTGAACAgttattgtttgtaatataaTCAACTATGTTAATTGGCCATACAGTGCATGCGTGAGTCCTTATACTGGGTGGAAACAGAAACTGGTCAAAGTGCAAAGTCTGCTTGTGTTACCTCCATCTTCAAATATCTTCATGTTTACATTCCATGCTTTTGGCATCCTCTGGATAGAGATGACTCATTCCAAGGCGAGGACATCCTGACAACCTGTAAGAACAAGTTCTAGCCAACTAACCCTTCTCTACTAACCCTGCTCTTACCCGAGCTTCCACTTatgctctgacattttttttgacaaaaaactgGAAATTCCACAACAAGCTCAAACGACCCTCTCGTAACCAACTACCAGCCTTTTTTTGCCTGTGCCACTCCTTGAACTCAGACAAGTGTTGTATACCTCCTCCAAAAAACTGACATCGgccattgaaaagaaaaatgaaaaaaagggacacGCCTCTGTGTAAGCAGCAGTCTACACCATGCTTTGGAAAAGGTGAGTACATACTTCAACGAATAGGCTAAACAGAGCTTATTTCCCGTAGGATGGAGTTGTACAGGGTTCCTCCGGCTTATGCCAAGTTTGATACAAGACTTTTTCAATGCAACTAGGAATGATATCTAAGTCCAACTCTGACCTACTGTCTCATTTGACTCATATGATTggtgtttctgacatttttaccTGCAGTTCAGGGAATTGTAAAACCTATTCACACTGATGTTGTCGATTCACTGACACCTAACACTATCAGTGCAGTCCCTGTTGACATGCAAAAGACCTGGCGCactaacaggaaaaaaaactggaaattcCACAACAAGCTCAAACGACCCTCTCGTAACCAACTACCAGCCTTTTTTTGCCTGTGCCACTCCTTGAACTCAGACAAGTGTTGTATACCTCCTCCAAAAAACTGACATCGGCCATTGAAAAGTCATAATTGCAATAAATTGTAGTTTGTGTCAAAAAGTACGATGTGGTGCCCAATGGTTTATTAATGACAACTTGAAGCCCAAAAAACTGGACTGATATTGCAATGACATTACATGCATAGTTGTGAAAGTTAACTGCAAGGGTTTCTATATCATATGGACCAACCAAATTTCATGcttgttacttttttttcaattgcagcAATCAATATAATAATGGCTTTGCAGAACCTTGTTCATTCCAGGATTATTACAATGATATCAAAGGGACAGATCTTATTTGTATAACACCAAAGCACAACATTCATTATCTCAATGCAGTTTTCATCATAGGGCCACGACCTTAGAAGATTATAGAGAGAAACGCAATAGTTCCCAAACTGGGCAAGCACTGGGCACTCGCATTGCAGTTTGGTCCTCTATGTCCActtatcacaaacacaaatgttcatTCAACTCAGCAAATACAAATAACGGCTTTTATTGACGCttaaacatgcacatttatggcatatttatatatattttggcatAACCCCTGCCACTGCATGCGTATTTGTACGT contains:
- the admb gene encoding pro-adrenomedullin: MRLALHTVICCCVFTMVLPLVKGATGELNSSQKKRFKVWLQSRMKRDLGNSLVTANEQYSDIHVGPQQGKNEKTVSTPLSFGLNSRPRRSASSKPSSCVLGTCVYHDLLHILHKINNDQREPIAPENKIGSEGYGRRRRRRSLLDVTELVLQTVRQGRGTEAGQRVHRHQRTCSMA